The following are encoded together in the Cheilinus undulatus linkage group 3, ASM1832078v1, whole genome shotgun sequence genome:
- the LOC121528706 gene encoding probable nuclear hormone receptor HR38, whose translation MPCVQTQYASLPHDTFFGSEFLNPDLSARVMMDIGGQKDQLSTSSLPSINTLVGNGYVGDFDGYSCKITTSSPASTVSFSHTTVTESPQMQSQAFKLDDLQVYGCYPGSFALSCLDETLSSCGSDYYGSPLYDAASPPTPGFQTQSAPVWDSPFSPYPSATPASVADKAPMAQQLSFFSFSPTPEQHSPLGQHQDVQLNHDDPFFLAPQQHVSPLRCPSMPLEHRALESPRRVEGAVTSPKTQNPVSNEGRCAVCGDNASCQHYGVRTCEGCKGFFKRTVQKNAKYVCLANKDCPVDKRRRNRCQFCRFQKCLAVGMVKEVVRTDSLKGRRGRLPSKPKTVAEASSTTPSVNIIASLVKAHVDSNPSIGKLDYSKYREEVDNLKEKEDADDIQQFYDLLTGSLDVIKTWAENIPGFTDFSTEDQELLLESAFVELFILRLAYRSNPEKDKLIFCNGMVLHRLQCVHSFGDWIDSIMDFSQSLHRMNLDLSLFACLAALVIITDRHGLKEPKRVEDFQNHLITSLREHVSRGGSETSRTQPSYLSRLLGKLPELRTLCTQGLQRIFYLKLEDLVPPPPIVEKIFMDTWPF comes from the exons ATGCCCTGTGTACAAACCCAGTATGCATCCCTGCCCCATGACACCTTCTTCGGCTCTGAGTTCCTAAATCCTGACCTCAGTGCCAGAGTGATGATGGACATCGGGGGCCAAAAGGACCAGCTGTCTACATCTTCGCTGCCCAGCATCAACACCTTGGTAGGAAATGGCTACGTGGGGGACTTTGATGGCTATTCTTGCAAGATCACCACTTCTTCTCCCGCCTCTACAGTTTCATTCAGCCACACCACTGTCACTGAAAGTCCTCAGATGCAGAGCCAAGCCTTCAAGCTGGATGATCTCCAGGTGTATGGCTGTTACCCAGGTTCCTTTGCGCTCAGCTGCCTTGATGAAACTCTTTCCTCATGTGGCTCTGACTACTATGGCAGCCCGCTTTATGATGCGGCTTCTCCTCCAACACCAGGCTTCCAGACCCAGTCTGCACCTGTCTGGGATTCCCCTTTCAGCCCCTACCCCTCTGCTACCCCAGCCTCTGTGGCTGATAAAGCTCCCATGGCTCAGCAGctctcctttttctccttcAGCCCCACACCAGAGCAGCACTCTCCCTTGGGGCAGCATCAGGATGTACAGCTGAACCATGATGACCCTTTCTTCCTGGCTCCGCAGCAGCATGTCTCCCCACTTCGTTGTCCCTCCATGCCCCTGGAACACAGAGCCCTGGAAAGCCCCAGAAGAGTGGAGGGGGCTGTGACGTCTCCCAAAACCCAGAACCCAGTATCCAATGAGGGTCGCTGTGCAGTTTGTGGTGACAATGCATCCTGTCAACATTATGGAGTCCGCACCTGTGAGGGCTGCAAAGGATTCTTCAAG AGAActgtacaaaaaaatgcaaagtacGTGTGCCTTGCCAATAAAGACTGCCCGGTTgacaagaggaggaggaacCGCTGCCAGTTCTGTCGTTTCCAGAAATGTCTCGCAGTGGGAATGGTCAAAGAAG TGGTTCGCACTGACAGCCTTAAAGGCCGCAGGGGTCGTCTGCCCTCTAAACCCAAGACGGTGGCTGAAGCTTCATCTACGACCCCCAGTGTCAACATTATCGCCTCTCTTGTAAAGGCTCACGTGGACTCAAACCCAAGCATTGGAAAACTTGACTACTCCAAG TACCGGGAAGAAGTTGACAACCTGAAAGAAAAGGAAGATGCTGATGACATCCAGCAGTTTTATGATCTTCTGACCGGTTCTTTGGACGTAATAAAAACTTGGGCTGAAAATATCCCTGGCTTCACAGATTTCAGCACCGAGGACCAGGAGCTTCTCCTAGAGTCTGCCTTTGTTGAGCTCTTCATTCTGCGGCTTGCATACAG ATCAAATCCAGAGAAAGACAAGCTGATCTTCTGTAATGGTATGGTCCTCCATCGACTGCAGTGCGTCCACAGTTTTGGTGACTGGATCGACTCCATCATGGATTTTTCCCAGAGCCTTCACCGAATGAATTTGGACTTGTCCTTGTTCGCCTGCCTCGCCGCACTAGTTATCATCACCG ATCGCCATGGCCTCAAAGAGCCCAAACGCGTGGAGGACTTTCAGAATCATCTCATCACTTCTTTAAGGGAACATGTGAGCAGAGGCGGATCAGAAACGAGCCGCACACAGCCCAGCTATCTCTCTCGTCTTTTGGGAAAACTCCCTGAACTGAGGACTCTATGCACTCAGGGCCTACAACGAATCTTCTACCTGAAATTGGAAGACCTGGTACCCCCTCCACCAATAGTGGAGAAAATCTTTATGGACACTTGGCCGTTCTGA